In the Hordeum vulgare subsp. vulgare chromosome 7H, MorexV3_pseudomolecules_assembly, whole genome shotgun sequence genome, one interval contains:
- the LOC123409542 gene encoding probable protein phosphatase 2C 59, translating to MGHRGDTRPVSGGGFSENGKFSYGYASCLGKRSSMEDFHETRIDGVDGETVGLFGVFDGHGGARAAEFVKQNLFSNLIKHPKFFTDTKSAIAETFTHTDSELLKADTAHNRDAGSTASTAILVGDRLVVANVGDSRAVICRGGDAIAVSRDHKPDQTDERQRIEDAGGFVMWAGTWRVGGVLAVSRAFGDKLLKQYVVADPEIKEEVVDSSLEFLILASDGLWDVVTNEEAVAMVKPIVDSQQAAKKLLVEATRRGSADNITCVVVRFLDQQPPAATNERPTPVVLGK from the exons ATGGGGCACCGCGGGGACACCAGGCCTGTCAGTGGCGGCGGGTTCAG TGAGAATGGTAAGTTTAGCTATGGTTATGCGAGCTGCCTAGGGAAAAGATCTTCCATGGAGGACTTCCACGAGACAAGAATCGATGGCGTCGATGGAGAGACCGTCGGGCTGTTCGGTGTTTTCGACG GCCATGGTGGAGCTCGAGCGGCGGAGTTCGTCAAGCAGAACCTTTTCAGCAACTTAATCAAGCACCCAAAGTTCTTCACCGATACCAAGTCTGCTATTG CTGAAACTTTCACCCATACGGATTCAGAGCTCCTGAAAGCCGATACCGCCCACAACCGAGATGCAGGGTCGACGGCCTCCACGGCCATTCTTGTTGGTGATCGCCTGGTGGTGGCAAACGTTGGGGATTCCAGGGCCGTCATTTGTAGAGGTGGTGATG CTATAGCGGTGTCAAGGGACCATAAGCCTGACCAGACAGACGAGAGGCAGAGGATAGAGGATGCCGGAGGCTTCGTCATGTGGGCAG GTACATGGCGTGTAGGCGGCGTGCTTGCCGTTTCTCGAGCGTTTGGTGACAAACTGTTGAAGCAGTACGTGGTTGCCGATCCAGAGATCAAG GAGGAGGTGGTCGACAGCTCTCTGGAGTTCCTCATCCTGGCGAGCGACGGACTGTGGGACGTCGTGACCAACGAG GAAGCGGTGGCCATGGTGAAGCCGATCGTGGACTCGCAGCAGGCGGCCAAGAAGCTCCTCGTCGAGGCGACCCGGAGGGGAAGCGCCGACAACATCACCTGCGTCGTCGTCCGTTTTCTCGACCAGCAGCCCCCGGCGGCCACCAACGAACGTCCAACCCCTGTCGTGCTGGGCAAGTGA